One Crocosphaera sp. UHCC 0190 DNA window includes the following coding sequences:
- a CDS encoding ATP-binding protein: MFLKQTNQVIKKLPLQAVLIVPFVLQIVGTVGLVGYISFRNGQVSVNNLANQLMGEVTNQISARLQNYLDAPNQVNQLNKNALDLDHLDFNNLQTMEPHFWRQSQVFNSISYLQFGRKDGEFVGLAVNDDGTLNYQVTEFTGTLRTYEIDPQGKRGKLLKIAPNFDARVRPWYLVPKQANKPAWTDIYSWVSPPTLAITLGQPYYDNKGIFKGILATDLTIAQISDFLRGLNLGESGKTYIIERSGNLVASSSHQNSFIIKNKRPQRLAAIDINDPLIQQTTQYLQKKFKDFHLINKPQQLTVEINGDRQFIQVVPWQDKFGLDWLIVVVVPESDFMGQINQNTDNTIILCLFALILAIWIGILTAKWVTYPILKLNESAKKIGEGNYHKIDIDREDELGELVKSFNLMTKQLEDSFNLLEKRVQERTNELELAREKAESANQAKSEFLANMSHEIRTPMNAILGFSELLQDSVTDSHTLSHVMAINSAGKTLLALINDILDLSKIEAGKLSVNYVPVNLSLLLEEIYHIFLQKVAEKQLDFHLEIAPDVPTIILFDEVRLRQILFNIVGNAIKFTDQGYIKIKVNNLGNINQINEPLKTTIKITIEDTGIGIPLNQQDKIFDAFTQIEESSTKQYEGTGLGLTITKKLTDILQGTIYLQSQLGKGSVFTFVFPNITILEETEFLNNIPRLDHDFEQFSKLMILIVDDVKSNRNLIANYLTNTHHNLLFATNGLDAIDKTLEYLPDLILLDLRMPNLDGEKTAKFLKDNPKTKHIPIIIITASLLQNEEEKLKKVCDGFLRKPVSRSELVLKLEEIFPTVQLSHRETQQQQESDENIILVTTENREMLQDLLDNCYQEQDNWQKLCQTMISGDLRKFAQKLNTWGEEYQYYPLLNYGKILARQIQELAIDDLPKTLDQFEDIVKKLENLLKNT, from the coding sequence ATGTTTTTAAAACAAACTAACCAAGTCATAAAAAAACTGCCCTTACAAGCAGTTTTGATTGTTCCATTTGTGTTACAAATTGTGGGGACAGTTGGATTAGTTGGCTATATTTCTTTTCGCAATGGACAAGTATCAGTTAATAATTTAGCGAATCAATTAATGGGGGAAGTAACTAACCAAATTTCTGCCCGTCTACAAAATTATTTAGATGCACCTAATCAAGTTAATCAACTTAACAAAAATGCGCTAGATTTAGATCATTTAGATTTCAACAATCTCCAAACAATGGAACCTCATTTTTGGCGACAAAGTCAGGTTTTTAATTCAATTAGTTATCTTCAATTTGGTCGTAAAGATGGGGAATTTGTTGGTCTGGCAGTTAATGATGATGGAACTCTTAATTATCAGGTAACAGAATTTACTGGAACCCTACGAACTTATGAAATTGATCCCCAAGGAAAACGGGGTAAACTGTTAAAAATTGCTCCTAATTTTGATGCTCGTGTTCGACCTTGGTATTTGGTTCCTAAACAAGCAAATAAACCTGCCTGGACTGATATTTATTCTTGGGTAAGTCCCCCCACTTTAGCTATTACTTTAGGGCAACCTTATTATGATAATAAAGGCATATTTAAAGGGATACTCGCCACGGATTTAACTATTGCTCAAATTAGTGATTTTTTGCGGGGTTTAAATTTAGGTGAATCAGGAAAAACTTATATTATAGAAAGATCAGGAAACTTGGTAGCTAGTTCTTCTCACCAGAATTCTTTTATTATTAAAAATAAACGCCCCCAAAGGTTAGCTGCAATTGACATTAATGATCCATTAATTCAGCAAACAACTCAATATTTACAGAAGAAATTTAAGGACTTTCATCTAATTAATAAACCTCAGCAATTGACGGTTGAAATTAATGGCGATCGCCAATTTATTCAAGTGGTTCCCTGGCAAGATAAATTTGGATTAGATTGGTTAATTGTGGTGGTAGTTCCTGAATCAGATTTCATGGGACAAATTAATCAAAATACTGATAATACTATCATCCTTTGTTTATTCGCTTTAATTTTAGCTATTTGGATTGGTATTTTAACAGCAAAATGGGTGACATATCCCATTCTAAAACTCAATGAAAGTGCTAAAAAAATTGGGGAAGGAAACTATCATAAAATAGATATAGATAGAGAAGATGAACTAGGGGAATTAGTAAAATCTTTTAACCTAATGACTAAACAATTAGAAGATAGTTTTAATTTATTAGAAAAACGAGTTCAAGAACGCACAAATGAGTTAGAATTAGCTAGAGAAAAAGCGGAAAGTGCGAATCAAGCAAAAAGTGAATTTTTGGCGAATATGAGTCATGAAATTAGAACCCCTATGAATGCGATTTTAGGGTTTAGTGAGTTACTGCAAGACTCAGTTACTGATTCTCATACCCTTTCCCATGTGATGGCGATTAATTCTGCGGGAAAAACCCTATTAGCATTAATTAATGATATTCTGGATTTATCGAAAATAGAAGCGGGAAAACTATCGGTTAATTATGTCCCAGTTAATCTCTCTTTACTCCTGGAAGAAATCTATCATATTTTTTTACAAAAAGTTGCGGAAAAACAGCTTGATTTTCACCTTGAAATTGCTCCAGATGTTCCCACTATTATCTTATTTGATGAAGTTCGTTTACGTCAAATTCTCTTTAATATTGTAGGTAATGCGATTAAATTTACAGATCAAGGATATATTAAAATTAAGGTCAATAACCTTGGTAATATAAATCAGATTAATGAACCCCTGAAAACCACGATTAAAATAACCATAGAAGATACTGGAATTGGTATTCCACTGAATCAACAAGATAAAATTTTTGATGCTTTTACTCAAATTGAAGAAAGCAGTACCAAACAATATGAAGGGACAGGGTTGGGACTGACAATTACCAAAAAACTGACTGACATTTTACAAGGGACAATTTATCTCCAAAGTCAACTAGGAAAAGGCAGTGTTTTTACCTTTGTTTTTCCTAATATTACAATTTTAGAAGAAACTGAATTCCTGAATAACATCCCCAGATTAGACCATGATTTTGAGCAATTTTCTAAATTAATGATTCTCATTGTTGATGATGTAAAATCTAATCGCAATTTAATCGCCAATTATTTGACGAATACCCACCATAATTTGCTCTTTGCAACTAATGGTTTAGACGCGATTGATAAAACATTAGAATACCTCCCCGATTTAATTTTATTGGATTTGAGAATGCCTAATTTAGATGGAGAAAAAACTGCCAAATTCTTAAAAGACAATCCGAAAACTAAACATATTCCCATTATTATTATTACCGCTTCCCTTCTGCAAAATGAAGAAGAGAAACTCAAAAAAGTTTGTGACGGATTTTTAAGAAAACCTGTTAGTCGGTCTGAATTAGTGCTAAAATTGGAAGAGATATTTCCCACTGTACAATTATCCCACCGAGAGACTCAGCAGCAACAGGAATCTGACGAAAACATTATATTAGTGACGACAGAAAACAGAGAAATGCTGCAAGACCTCTTAGATAATTGCTATCAAGAACAAGACAATTGGCAAAAATTATGTCAGACCATGATTAGTGGTGATTTACGAAAATTTGCTCAAAAACTAAACACTTGGGGAGAAGAATATCAATATTATCCTCTTCTCAACTACGGAAAAATCCTGGCCCGACAGATACAGGAATTAGCCATCGATGATTTACCCAAAACCCTAGATCAATTTGAAGACATTGTTAAAAAATTAGAGAATTTACTGAAAAATACTTGA
- a CDS encoding type II secretion system F family protein → MPTYIAQVKDAKGKISKTKVEAMSPEQARAMLRQQYPAIGKIKKAGMEFDFSGIESMLNTVKVKDKAIFSRQFSVMINAGVAIVRCLGVLSDQASNPKMKKALVAISAEVQQGVSLSEALAKHPDCFDQLYVSMVEAGETGGVLDEVLNRLAKLLEDMARLQNQIKSAMAYPVTVGFLAVVVFFAMTIFLIPVFAKIFQDLGTELPALTQFMLYLSGIMRSWKILIPIVSVIGFVFAIKQYYKTPMGRLQIDKFFLKMPLFGDLNEKSAVARFCRVFGTLMRSGVPILTSLEIVCNTVGNKVISNAIAGAQAEIQQGGMMSLALQNANVFPQLAIQMICIGEETGELDAMMMKVADFYEDEVEQSVKALTSIIEPLMMVLIAGMVGVILLSMYLPMFKIFDQLG, encoded by the coding sequence ATGCCTACCTATATTGCTCAAGTTAAAGATGCGAAAGGAAAAATTTCCAAGACGAAAGTAGAAGCTATGTCCCCTGAACAAGCTAGGGCAATGCTTAGACAACAATATCCTGCTATTGGAAAAATTAAAAAGGCAGGAATGGAATTTGACTTTTCTGGCATAGAATCTATGCTAAATACGGTTAAAGTCAAGGATAAAGCAATCTTCTCTCGTCAGTTTTCTGTGATGATTAATGCGGGGGTTGCTATTGTTCGATGTTTAGGGGTTTTATCTGATCAAGCTAGTAATCCTAAAATGAAAAAAGCCTTAGTTGCTATTAGTGCTGAGGTGCAACAAGGGGTTAGTTTATCAGAAGCTTTAGCCAAGCATCCTGACTGTTTTGATCAGCTATATGTCAGTATGGTAGAAGCTGGAGAAACTGGGGGGGTTCTGGATGAAGTTCTTAACCGTTTAGCAAAACTTTTAGAAGATATGGCAAGACTACAAAACCAAATTAAATCAGCGATGGCCTATCCGGTTACAGTTGGTTTTTTGGCTGTGGTTGTTTTCTTTGCTATGACTATCTTTTTAATTCCTGTTTTTGCTAAAATTTTCCAAGATTTAGGGACAGAATTACCTGCTTTAACCCAATTTATGCTCTACCTCAGTGGTATTATGCGGAGTTGGAAAATTTTGATTCCTATTGTTTCAGTTATTGGCTTTGTCTTTGCCATTAAACAATACTATAAAACCCCTATGGGTCGCTTACAAATTGATAAATTTTTCTTAAAAATGCCTCTCTTTGGTGACTTAAATGAAAAGTCAGCAGTGGCTCGTTTTTGTCGGGTTTTTGGGACTTTAATGCGTTCAGGGGTTCCCATTTTAACCTCTTTAGAAATTGTCTGTAATACCGTCGGAAATAAGGTTATTTCTAATGCAATTGCCGGGGCCCAAGCAGAAATTCAACAAGGGGGAATGATGAGTTTGGCCCTACAAAATGCTAATGTTTTCCCGCAGTTAGCTATTCAAATGATTTGTATTGGGGAAGAAACAGGGGAACTGGATGCGATGATGATGAAAGTTGCGGATTTCTATGAGGATGAAGTTGAACAATCGGTGAAAGCATTAACCAGTATTATTGAACCGTTGATGATGGTTTTAATTGCTGGTATGGTAGGGGTAATTCTCTTATCAATGTATCTACCTATGTTCAAAATCTTCGATCAACTTGGTTAA
- a CDS encoding type IV pilus twitching motility protein PilT: protein MDMMIEDLMEQLVEMGGSDMHIQAGAPIYFRISGKLAPIDEEPLSPQESQKLIFSMLNNTQRKELEQNWELDCSYGVKGLARFRVNVYKERGCYAACLRALSSKIPNFEQLGLPTIVREMAERPRGMVLVTGQTGSGKTTTLAAILDLINRTRGEHILTVEDPIEYVFPNIKSLFHQRQKGEDTKSFANALKASLREDPDIILVGEMRDLETIALAITAAETGHLVFGTLHTNSAAGTIDRIVDVFPANQQAQIRAMLSNSLIAVFSQCLVKKKSPKPGEFGRAMAQEIMIVTPAIANLMREGKAGQVYSAIQTGMKLGMQTMEQALASMVVSGMVSFEEAVSKSGRPDELQRLIGGATTGIKAKARL from the coding sequence ATGGATATGATGATTGAAGACTTAATGGAGCAACTTGTGGAGATGGGTGGCTCTGATATGCACATCCAAGCGGGTGCGCCTATTTACTTCCGTATTAGTGGGAAATTGGCCCCGATTGACGAAGAACCCCTTTCTCCTCAAGAAAGTCAAAAATTGATTTTTAGTATGCTCAATAATACTCAACGGAAAGAGTTAGAACAAAATTGGGAATTAGACTGTTCTTATGGGGTTAAAGGGTTAGCTCGGTTTCGGGTCAATGTTTATAAAGAACGGGGTTGTTATGCTGCTTGTTTACGGGCTTTATCTTCTAAAATTCCTAATTTTGAACAGTTAGGTTTACCCACAATTGTCCGAGAAATGGCGGAACGTCCACGGGGTATGGTGTTAGTTACCGGACAAACGGGGTCAGGAAAAACGACAACCCTGGCTGCTATTTTAGATTTAATTAATCGTACTAGAGGAGAACATATTCTAACGGTAGAAGATCCCATTGAATACGTTTTTCCTAATATTAAAAGCCTCTTTCATCAACGGCAAAAAGGGGAAGATACGAAATCTTTTGCTAATGCTTTAAAAGCTTCTTTACGGGAAGATCCAGACATCATTCTGGTGGGGGAAATGCGGGATTTAGAAACCATTGCTTTAGCCATCACTGCCGCAGAAACTGGACACTTAGTTTTTGGCACCTTACACACTAATTCAGCCGCAGGTACGATTGACCGGATTGTTGACGTATTTCCTGCTAACCAACAGGCTCAAATTCGAGCCATGTTATCTAACTCTTTGATTGCGGTGTTTAGTCAATGTTTGGTTAAAAAGAAAAGCCCCAAACCAGGAGAGTTTGGACGAGCAATGGCCCAAGAAATTATGATTGTTACTCCTGCTATTGCTAACCTGATGCGAGAAGGAAAAGCGGGTCAAGTTTATTCTGCTATTCAAACAGGGATGAAATTAGGAATGCAAACGATGGAACAAGCTTTGGCTAGTATGGTTGTTAGTGGCATGGTTTCTTTTGAAGAAGCTGTCTCTAAAAGTGGTAGACCCGATGAATTACAACGGTTAATTGGCGGCGCAACGACTGGCATAAAAGCCAAGGCTCGTCTCTAA